The Deltaproteobacteria bacterium genome includes the window GCGGCATCAAAAAGTTGACCGTCTGAACTCTCAGTATTATCGTTAAGACACCAGAATGTAGTGCCAGAAGAAAAAAATCGACCCGCTAACCCCCCGAATTATAATGACTTTCATTTACCTATGTTAAACTTGGGTTAGGCTTTGTGCTGACAATCATTGGATAGGCCGCAAGCGTACACCGGGAAGCGTATACGCAGGATCAATGGAGTCTAAGTGTATGTGGATGATTGGAGACTGTCAAATTTAACCACTACCAATGAAGGTCTGCATCTCCCTGTCAGAACAGGTGGCAGGCCACGCTCCGCTCCGGGGCGACCTCCTGGAGCGTTGGTTCCTCTTCCGCGCACCGCGGCATGGCCAGGGGGCAGCGCGGGTGGAAGCGGCAGCCGGAGGGCGGGTCCATGGGGTTGGGGACTTCGCCGGCGACGACGGTGTCGTCCTGCGTTCCCGCGCGCACCGGCAGGGCAGCGGCGATGAGAGCCTTCGTGTAGGGGTGCAGGGGCTCGCCGTAGAGGGTGTCGGCGGTGCCTTCCTCGACGATCCGGCCGAGATACATGACCGCGACCCGGTGGCTCAGGTGCCGGGAGACGGCGAGGTCGTGGGTGATGAGCAGATAGCTGAGGCCGTGCTCGTCCTGGAGGTCCTTGAGCAGGTTGATGATCTGGCTGCGGATGGAGGCATCCAGGGAGGCTACGGGCTCGTCCAGGACGATCAGGCGGGAGTGGGTCACCAGCGCTCGCGCCAGGGCGATGCGCTGCCGCTGGCCGCCGCTGAACTCGTGGGGGTAGAGGCGGGCGAAGGCGGGGTCGAGGTTGACGTTGCGCAGGACCTCGGCCACGCGCCCGCGCACCTCTCCCCGTGCGAGCCCGCCGTTCACCTCCAGCGGCTCACCGACGATGCCGCCCACGCGCATCCTGGGGTTGAGAGAGCTATGGGGGTCCTGGAACACCGCCTGCACGGTGGCGCGGTAGCGCCGCAGGTCGTCGCCGGACATCTGCTGCAGGTCCACGCCTTCGTACAGAATTTCGCCTGAACTGGGCTGCTCCAACAGCAGCACGAGCCGGGCCGTGGTGCTCTTGCCGCAACCCGACTCCCCCACGAGCCCCAGCGTTTCGCCCGTGTCGATGCGGAAGCTCACGTCGTCCACGGCGCGCACCCAGCCGATGTTGCCGCCGAGGATCAACCCCTTGGTCACGGGGAAATGCTTACGGACGTTCCTGGCTTCCAGCAGGGACGGAGTCATGGGGATCCTTCGCGTGCAGCCAGCACGCCACGCTGTGGCCGTCGTCCAGCTTCGTCACCGGCGGGAACTCGCGCCGGCAGATGTCCTGTGCCCGCGGGCAACGGGGCGCGAAGGCGCATCCGGGTGGGAGATCGTGGACCAGCGGCGGGCTCCCCTCGATGGAGACAAAACGGTGCACCTTGCGGTCCATGCGCGGCACCGACTGGAGCAGTGCCTCGGTGTAGGGATGTGCCGGG containing:
- a CDS encoding ATP-binding cassette domain-containing protein, whose protein sequence is MTPSLLEARNVRKHFPVTKGLILGGNIGWVRAVDDVSFRIDTGETLGLVGESGCGKSTTARLVLLLEQPSSGEILYEGVDLQQMSGDDLRRYRATVQAVFQDPHSSLNPRMRVGGIVGEPLEVNGGLARGEVRGRVAEVLRNVNLDPAFARLYPHEFSGGQRQRIALARALVTHSRLIVLDEPVASLDASIRSQIINLLKDLQDEHGLSYLLITHDLAVSRHLSHRVAVMYLGRIVEEGTADTLYGEPLHPYTKALIAAALPVRAGTQDDTVVAGEVPNPMDPPSGCRFHPRCPLAMPRCAEEEPTLQEVAPERSVACHLF